The Mycolicibacterium monacense genome contains the following window.
GCATCCGCCGTTTCGGTGATGCGTTCATCCCGATGGACGAGACACTCGCCCACGCCGCGGTCGACGTGTCCGGTCGCCCGTACTTCGTGCACACCGGTGAACCCGACTACATGGTCGAGTTCACCATCGCCGGATCGAGTGCGCCCTACCACACGGTGATCAACCGTCACGTCTTCGAATCGTTGGCGTTCAACGCCCGCATCGCGCTGCATGTGCGCACGATCTACGGCCGCGATCCCCACCACATCACCGAGGCGCAGTACAAGGCCGTCGCGCGCGCGTTGCGCCAGGCCGTCGAACTCGATCCGCGGGTGACGGGTGTGCCGTCCACGAAAGGCTCACTGTGAGCAGGAAAGTCGTCATCCTCGACTACGGCTCGGGCAATCTGCGCTCGGCGCAGCGCGCGGTCGAGCGCACCGGTGCCGAGGTCGAGGTCACCGCCGACGCCGACACCGCGCTGAACGCCGACGGTCTGGTGGTGCCGGGCGTCGGGGCGTTCGAGGCATGTATGGCCGGTCTGCGCGAGATCGGCGGGGAGAAGGTCATCGCCGAGCGGGTCGCCGCGGGGCGACCGGTCCTCGGCGTGTGCGTGGGCATGCAGATCCTCTTCGCGCGCGGCGTCGAATTCGGTGTCGAGACCGCCGGATGCGGGCAATGGCCCGGATCGGTGGTGCGGCTCGACGCGCCGGTGATCCCGCACATGGGCTGGAACGTCGTCGACGCCCCGGCCGGGAGCGCACTGTTCCGCGGAATCGACCCCGACACCCGCTTCTACTTCGTGCACTCCTACGCCGCGCAGCAGTGGGAGGGCGACCCGTCCGCGCGCCTCACCTGGGCGACGCACCACGTCCCGTTCCTCGCCGCCGTCGAGGACGGTCCGCTCTCGGCCACCCAGTTCCACCCGGAGAAGAGCGGTGACGCGGGCGCGGCACTGCTCCGCAACTGGGTCGAGGAGCTCTGATCTAAGGTTGTCCGTCGTGCCAGAGAAGTCGGTGTCCGAGAAAAGACCGTTGATCCTCCTCCCCGCCGTCGATGTCGTCGAAGGCCGTGCCGTGCGCCTGGTACAGGGCAAGGCCGGCAGTGAAACCGAGTACGGGTCGGCGCTCGACGCCGCGCTCGGCTGGCAGCGCGACGGGGCCGAGTGGATCCATCTGGTGGATCTCGACGCCGCGTTCGGGCGGGGGTCGAACCGCGAACTGCTCGCCGACGTCGTGGGCCGCCTCGATGTGGCGGTCGAACTGTCCGGCGGCATCCGTGACGACGAGTCGCTCGAGGCGGCGCTGGCCACCGGATGCGCCCGGGTCAACATCGGCACCGCCGCGCTGGAGAACCCGCAGTGGTGCGCGAAAGTCGTCGCCGAGTTCGGCGACAAGGTGGCAGTGGGCCTCGACGTCAAGATCGTCGACGATCAGCACCGCCTGCGCGGACGGGGTTGGGAGACCGACGGCGGGGACCTGTGGGAGGTGCTCGACCGCCTCGACTCCGAAGGCTGCTCGCGCTACGTCGTCACCGACGTGACCAAGGACGGCACCCTTCAGGGACCGAACCTCGATCTGCTCGGCCGCGTCGCCGACCGCACCGACGCGCCGGTGATCGCCTCCGGCGGGGTGTCCAGCCTCGACGATCTGCGCGCGATCGCCACGTTGACCGACCGTGGCGTCGAGGGTGCGATCGTCGGCAAAGCGCTGTACGCCGGGCGCTTCACGCTGCCCGAGGCGCTGGCAGCGATGGGGCAGTAGGGCGTCGATGGCACTGGACGAGACCGACCTGCAGGGTCTGGTCGACGAGGCCGCGGCGATACTCGACGCCGCGTCCGAACCCTTCATCAGCGGGCACCGCGCCGATTCGGCGGTGCAGAAGAAGGGCAACGACTTCGCCACCGAGGTCGACCTGAAGATCGAACGGCAGGTCGTCGATGCGCTCACCGCGGCCACCGGTATCGAGGTGCACGGTGAGGAGTACGGCGGCGCGGACATCGACTCACCGCTGGTTTGGGTGCTCGACCCCATCGACGGGACGTTCAACTACGCGGCCGGACTGCCCACCGCTGCGATCCTGCTCGGTCTGCTGCGCGACGGGGAGCCCGTCGCCGGCCTGACGTGGCTGCCGTTCATGTCCCAGCGTTACACCGCCGTGGTCGGAAAGCCGTTGTACGTCAACGGGGTTGAACAGCCTGCACTGCAGCCCGGTGCGTTGTCGGACTGTGTCGTGGGGACCGGGACGTTCAACATCGACTCGCGTGGGCGCTTCCCAGGGCGCTGGCGGATGGCGCTGCTGGAGAACCTGAGCAGAAAGTGCAACCGGATCCGGATGCACGGCGCCACCGGACTCGACCTCGCCTACGCCGCCGGCGGTGCGCTCGGCGGGGCGATCAGCTTCGGCCACCACATCTGGGATCACGCCGCCGGTGTCGCGTTGGTGCGGGCCGCCGGTGGTGTGGTCACCGACCTGGCCGGGGCGGAGTGGACCCCGGATTCGAAGTCGGTGCTGGCCGGCTCCCCGCAGGTGCACGGTGAGATCCTCGAGATCGTGGCGTCGGTCGGCGCCCCGGAGGAGTTCTGATGGCCGCCGACAGAGGACTCGCGGTCCGCGTGATCCCGTGCCTCGACGTCGACGCCGGCCGCGTGGTCAAGGGCGTGAACTTCGAGAACCTGCGCGACGCCGGTGATCCGGTCGAACTCGCCGCCGTCTATGACGCCGAGGGTGCCGACGAGTTGACGTTCCTCGACGTCACCGCATCGTCGTCCGGTCGCTCCACGATGCTCGACGTGGTGCGCCGCACCGCAGAACAGGTCTTCATCCCGTTGACCGTCGGCGGCGGGGTCCGCGCGGTCGCCGACGTCGACGCGTTGCTGCGGGCCGGTGCGGACAAGGTGTCGGTGAACACCGCGGCCATCGCCCGCCCGGAACTGCTGGCCGAACTCGCCCGTCAGTTCGGCTCCCAGTGCATCGTGTTGTCGGTGGACGCCAGAACCGTGCCGCAGGGTGAACAGCCCACCCCGTCCGGGTGGGAGGTGACCACCCACGGTGGTCGTCGCGGCACCGGGATCGACGCGGTCGAATGGGCAACGCGCGGAGCCGAACTCGGCGTCGGGGAGATCCTGCTGAACTCGATGGACTTCGACGGCACCAAGGCCGGGTTCGACCTGCCGATGCTGCGCGCGGTCCGCGGTGCGGTCACCGTGCCCGTGATCGCCAGCGGCGGGGCCGGTGCGGTCGAGCATTTCGCCCCCGCCGTCCACGCCGGCGCCGACGCCGTGTTGGCGGCCAGCGTCTTCCACTTCAAGGAACTCACGATCGGTCAGGTCAAGGCGGCGATGGCGGCAGAAGGGATCACGGTGCGGTAGTGGCTCTCGATCCGGAGATCGCCTCGCGGCTCAAACGCAACGCCGACGGTCTGTTCACCGCCGTCGCGCAGGAACGCGGCACCGGTCAGGTGCTGATGGTGGCGTGGATGGACGACATCGCGCTGGACCGCACGATGCGGACCCGTAACGCCACCTACTGGTCGCGCTCGCGCGGTGAGCACTGGGTCAAGGGCGAGACGTCGGGCCACACGCAGCACGTGCACTCGGTGCGCCTGGACTGCGACGGCGACACCGTCCTGCTCGAGGTGGAGCAGACCGGTCCGGCCTGCCACACCGGCACACACACCTGCTTCGACGCCGACGTGCTGTTGGCCCCGGAGGCTTAAGCTTCCCGGTGTGAAGAGGTCGGCGGCGGCCGTCATCGGCGGGGCCACGGCTGCGGTCGCGGCCGGGCGGTATCTCTTGGCACGAGAAGCGCTGAGTGCCGTTGCACGCGATCTGCGGAGCCCGGTCCTGCCGTACGTCGCCGCGCCGTCGAGCCGGCGATCGATGTTGGTGACGCGCGCGTTCACGCGGCTGCCCACTCCGGCCGGTGACGGTGTCACGGTGACGGAGTCACGAGTCGGTGAAACTGCGGTGCGCGTCGTGATCACCGCTCCGGCCGGAGGCGGTACGTCACGGCCCGCGGTGATGTGGATTTACAGCGGCGGGTTCGTCGTCGGCTCGCCGCAACTGGAGCGGTTCATCACGGGCCAGATCGCACGCGAACTCGGTGCCACCGTGGTCTCGCCGGACTATCGACTGGCGCCTGAACACGCTGTCCCAGCCGCGCTCGACGACTGCATGGCGACGTTGAGGTGGATGCGCACCAACGCCGACCGGCTCGGTATCGACGCCGACCGGATCGTGGTCGGCGGCGCGAGCGCCGGGGGTGGTCTGGCGGCGACGGTCGCCCAGCGCAGCCTCGACGAAGGATGTCCGCTGCGCGGGCAGGCGCTCGCGTATCCCATGCTCGACGACCGCAGTGTGCTTCGCGCCGACCATGGCGGCCGTGGGCGATTCGTGTGGACACCCGCGTCCAACCGCTTCGGCTGGACCGCCTATCTCGGACATCCGCCCGACACCTCGGAGGCGCCCGCCTATGCCGCGGCGGCTCGCAGGTCAGAACTCAGTGGTCTGGCGCCCGCGTGGATCGGCGTCGGCCAGCTCGACCTGCTTCACGACGACTGCGTCTCCTACGCCGAGCGCCTCGAATCCAGCGGCGTGCCATGCGAACTCATCACGGTCCCTGGCATGTATCACGCCGCCGACGCGATCGCGGCACGGGCACTGTCCATGCAGACCTTTCGCGCCAGCATGCTGAACTTCATGCGCGCGCGACTGTCCTAGGCGGACTGGCGCTCGCGCAACACCTTCAGCGCCTTGTCGGCATGGGCCTCCATGTTGAGCTCGCTGGAGAACACCTCGAGCACCGTGCGGTCGGTGTCGATGACGAATGTCGTGCGCTTGACCGGCATCAACTTGCCCAACAGGCCCCGCTTGACGCCGAACTGCCGCGCGACCGCACCGTCTGCGTCGGACAGCAACGGATAGTCGAATCGTTGGGTGTCGGCGAACCGGGCCTGCTTGTCGACGGTGTCGGTGCTGATCCCGACGCGGGACGCTCCGAGCGCGGCGAACTCGGCCGCGAGGTCGCGGAAGTGGCAGGCTTCCTTCGTGCACCCGGGCGTCATCGCCGCCGGGTAGAAGAACAAGACCACCGGCCCGTCGGCCAGCAAACCTGTCAGGCTGCGCACCGTGCCCGTCTGGTCGGGCAGTTCGAAATCCTCGACTCGATCACCGCGTTCCATGAGCCGTCACGCTACGCCTCCTGCCGGCGAACGGGCCCGCACCGGTCTGGGAGAATCGCCTCGTGCAGACGACCGCCGCTTCCGCCTTCGACTCCTCGCGCGAGCGTTCGTCGCTGGCCACGACCACGTCTCGCGAGGACTTCCGGGCACTGGCAGCCGAGCACCGCGTGGTGCCGGTGGTCCGCAAGGTGCTCGCCGACAGC
Protein-coding sequences here:
- the hisH gene encoding imidazole glycerol phosphate synthase subunit HisH, whose amino-acid sequence is MSRKVVILDYGSGNLRSAQRAVERTGAEVEVTADADTALNADGLVVPGVGAFEACMAGLREIGGEKVIAERVAAGRPVLGVCVGMQILFARGVEFGVETAGCGQWPGSVVRLDAPVIPHMGWNVVDAPAGSALFRGIDPDTRFYFVHSYAAQQWEGDPSARLTWATHHVPFLAAVEDGPLSATQFHPEKSGDAGAALLRNWVEEL
- the hisF gene encoding imidazole glycerol phosphate synthase subunit HisF; protein product: MAADRGLAVRVIPCLDVDAGRVVKGVNFENLRDAGDPVELAAVYDAEGADELTFLDVTASSSGRSTMLDVVRRTAEQVFIPLTVGGGVRAVADVDALLRAGADKVSVNTAAIARPELLAELARQFGSQCIVLSVDARTVPQGEQPTPSGWEVTTHGGRRGTGIDAVEWATRGAELGVGEILLNSMDFDGTKAGFDLPMLRAVRGAVTVPVIASGGAGAVEHFAPAVHAGADAVLAASVFHFKELTIGQVKAAMAAEGITVR
- the hisB gene encoding imidazoleglycerol-phosphate dehydratase HisB, translated to MTDMLTGTRRARVERKTKESDIVVDLDLDGTGIVDIRTGVPFFDHMLTSLGSHASFDLTVHATGDIEIEGHHTVEDTAIVLGQALGQALGDKKGIRRFGDAFIPMDETLAHAAVDVSGRPYFVHTGEPDYMVEFTIAGSSAPYHTVINRHVFESLAFNARIALHVRTIYGRDPHHITEAQYKAVARALRQAVELDPRVTGVPSTKGSL
- a CDS encoding alpha/beta hydrolase produces the protein MKRSAAAVIGGATAAVAAGRYLLAREALSAVARDLRSPVLPYVAAPSSRRSMLVTRAFTRLPTPAGDGVTVTESRVGETAVRVVITAPAGGGTSRPAVMWIYSGGFVVGSPQLERFITGQIARELGATVVSPDYRLAPEHAVPAALDDCMATLRWMRTNADRLGIDADRIVVGGASAGGGLAATVAQRSLDEGCPLRGQALAYPMLDDRSVLRADHGGRGRFVWTPASNRFGWTAYLGHPPDTSEAPAYAAAARRSELSGLAPAWIGVGQLDLLHDDCVSYAERLESSGVPCELITVPGMYHAADAIAARALSMQTFRASMLNFMRARLS
- the hisI gene encoding phosphoribosyl-AMP cyclohydrolase, which codes for MALDPEIASRLKRNADGLFTAVAQERGTGQVLMVAWMDDIALDRTMRTRNATYWSRSRGEHWVKGETSGHTQHVHSVRLDCDGDTVLLEVEQTGPACHTGTHTCFDADVLLAPEA
- a CDS encoding inositol monophosphatase family protein codes for the protein MALDETDLQGLVDEAAAILDAASEPFISGHRADSAVQKKGNDFATEVDLKIERQVVDALTAATGIEVHGEEYGGADIDSPLVWVLDPIDGTFNYAAGLPTAAILLGLLRDGEPVAGLTWLPFMSQRYTAVVGKPLYVNGVEQPALQPGALSDCVVGTGTFNIDSRGRFPGRWRMALLENLSRKCNRIRMHGATGLDLAYAAGGALGGAISFGHHIWDHAAGVALVRAAGGVVTDLAGAEWTPDSKSVLAGSPQVHGEILEIVASVGAPEEF
- a CDS encoding peroxiredoxin — its product is MERGDRVEDFELPDQTGTVRSLTGLLADGPVVLFFYPAAMTPGCTKEACHFRDLAAEFAALGASRVGISTDTVDKQARFADTQRFDYPLLSDADGAVARQFGVKRGLLGKLMPVKRTTFVIDTDRTVLEVFSSELNMEAHADKALKVLRERQSA
- the priA gene encoding bifunctional 1-(5-phosphoribosyl)-5-((5-phosphoribosylamino)methylideneamino)imidazole-4-carboxamide isomerase/phosphoribosylanthranilate isomerase PriA codes for the protein MSEKRPLILLPAVDVVEGRAVRLVQGKAGSETEYGSALDAALGWQRDGAEWIHLVDLDAAFGRGSNRELLADVVGRLDVAVELSGGIRDDESLEAALATGCARVNIGTAALENPQWCAKVVAEFGDKVAVGLDVKIVDDQHRLRGRGWETDGGDLWEVLDRLDSEGCSRYVVTDVTKDGTLQGPNLDLLGRVADRTDAPVIASGGVSSLDDLRAIATLTDRGVEGAIVGKALYAGRFTLPEALAAMGQ